In a genomic window of Meriones unguiculatus strain TT.TT164.6M chromosome 8, Bangor_MerUng_6.1, whole genome shotgun sequence:
- the LOC110542805 gene encoding olfactory receptor 8K3 codes for MEKHNLTVVTEFILMGITERPELQAPLFGLFLVIYMSSMVGNLGMIILTTVDSRLQTPMYFFIRHLAITDLGYSTAVGPKMLVNFIVDLNIISYNLCATQLAFFLVFIISELFILSAMSYDRYVAICKPLFYTVIMSQRVCHVLVAIPYLYCTFVSLLVTIKVFTLSFCGYNVISHFYCDSLPLLSLICSNTREIEMIILVLAAFNLMSSLLVVLVSYLLILTAILRMKSAEGQRKAFSTCGSHLTVVTVFYGTLIFMYVQPQSSHSFDTDKVASIFYTLIIPMLNPMIYSLRNKDVKHAIQRTLEKLYSILSQILHTK; via the coding sequence ATGGAGAAACACAACCTCACAGTGGTGACTGAGTTCATCCTGATGGGCATCACTGAGCGCCCTGAACTACAGGCCCCGTTGTTCGGATTGTTCTTGGTAATCTACATGAGCTCAATGGTCGGCAACTTGGGAATGATCATCCTCACCACAGTGGACTCCAGGCTACAAACGCCCATGTACTTCTTTATCAGACACCTGGCTATCACAGATCTTGGTTATTCTACAGCTGTGGGACCCAAGATGTTGGTAAATTTTATTGTAGATCTAAACATAATCTCCTATAATCTTTGTGCTACACAGCTagctttttttcttgtgtttataaTTAGTGAACTCTTTATTCTGTCTGCAATgtcctatgaccgctatgtggccatctgtaaGCCCCTGTTCTACACTGTCATCATGTCGCAAAGGGTGTGTCATGTGCTGGTGGCAATTCCCTATTTGTACTGCACATTTGTGTCTCTTCTAGTCACCATAAAGGTTTTCACCTTGTCTTTCTGTGGCTACAATGTCATCAGTCATTTCTACTGTGACAGTCTCCCCTTGTTATCTTTGATCTGCTCAAACACACGTGAAATTGAAATGATTATTCTGGTCTTGGCAGCTTTTAATTTGATGTCTTCTCTACTGGTGGTCCTTGTGTCTTATCTGCTCATCCTCACAGCCATTCTCAGGATGAAGTCTGCTGAGGGCCAGCGCAAGGCTTTCTCCACCTGTGGGTCCCACCTGACAGTGGTCACTGTCTTCTATGGCACTttgatatttatgtatgtgcaacCTCAGTCCAGTCACTCCTTTGACACTGATAAAGTGGCTTCCATCTTTTACACACTGATTATCCCCATGTTAAATCCAATGATATACAGTTTGAGGAACAAAGATGTAAAACATGCAATTCAAAGGACATTAGAAAAGTTATACAGCATACTGTCACAAATATTACATACAAAATGA
- the LOC110542806 gene encoding olfactory receptor 5T7 codes for MENITEATEFVLKGFTDNADLETLSFLLFLAIYLFTIMGNLGLIALVLGDSHLHNPMYYFLSVLSSVDACYSSVITPQMVLNFMLEKKVISFIGCAVQMFLAVTFGTTECFLLAAMAYDRYIAIHNPLLYVVIMSPRVYVPLIIASYAGGTLHALIHTVATFRLSFCGSNEVNHIFCDIPPLLAISCSNTHINQLLLFYCAGFIEIVTILIVLMSYGFILSAILRTHSAEGKRKVFSTCGSHLTAVSIFHGTVLFMYVRPSSSYALEHDMVVSIFYSIVIPMLNPLIYSLRNKDVKEAIKKVFGKNLCR; via the coding sequence ATGGAAAACATCACTGAAGCCACTGAATTCGTACTAAAGGGCTTCACAGACAATGCTGACTTGGAGACTCTTTCCTTCCTACTATTTCTAGCAATTTACCTCTTCACAATCATGGGTAACTTAGGACTGATTGCTCTGGTCCTTGGGGATTCCCACCTGCACAACCCCATGTACTACTTTCTGAGTGTGTTGTCATCAGTGGATGCCTGCTATTCCTCTGTTATCACTCCTCAAATGGTACTTAACTTTATGTTAGAGAAGAAGGTCATTTCGTTCATTGGCTGTGCTGTGCAGATGTTTCTGGCTGTTACTTTTGGCACAACAGAATGCTTTCTTTTGGCGGCAATGGCTTATGACCGTTATATAGCCATTCACAACCCACTTCTGTATGTAGTAATCATGTCACCCAGGGTTTATGTGCCGCTCATCATTGCTTCCTATGCTGGTGGAACTTTACATGCTCTTATTCACACTGTGGCCACATTCAGACTGTCTTTTTGTGGATCCAATGAAGTCAATCATATTTTCTGTGACATCCCTCCTCTCCTGGCAATTTCTTGTTCCAACACACACATCAACCAACTTCTTCTCTTCTACTGTGCCGGGTTCATTGAGATAGTCACCATCCTGATTGTCCTGATGTCCTATGGCTTCATCCTGTCAGCCATTCTGAGAACACATTCTGCCGAAGgtaaaagaaaagtattttcgACATGTGGTTCTCATCTAACTGCAGTGTCCATTTTTCACGGTACTGTTCTTTTCATGTATGTGAGACCAAGTTCCAGCTATGCCTTGGAACATGACATGGTGGTGTCTATATTTTACAGCATTGTAATTCCCATGCTGAATCCTCTCATTTATAGTttgagaaacaaagatgtaaaagaGGCAATAAAAAAAGTGTTTGGTAAAAATCTTTGTagataa